A genomic region of Tamandua tetradactyla isolate mTamTet1 chromosome 2, mTamTet1.pri, whole genome shotgun sequence contains the following coding sequences:
- the HEMGN gene encoding hemogen isoform X1, whose amino-acid sequence MEGRYCGKMDLGKDQSHGKFRQTPGPHQEENHAPEVIGTWCLRNREQLRKRKAEAQEKQTSQWIFRHQESNSGLWYGREEKKCKRQRTGKGNGRGRKRKTTELKAAPQLQTEEEMMEKVQAPTKQETEPLRSMTQGFSLEAPQEKALPEEHSSEMHQESFMPQDHSEYKETAVLEDYPSKTCQGVAEPEDLTPSMFRETAVLKEHPSKTCQGVVEPEDLTPSMCQETAVLQDYPSKMGQGVADPEDLTHSLCQESAVLQNHPSKTGQSTADPEGLSPKICQEIVAPKATPPKTSEAVADMEGCSSEVHGKLDVPKGGYTFESYPNPAEPEEYNSDADQGTAETESFFSKTQHEIAMPKDLSAKTYQETVEPEHFPYKTYKQITVSKAPSHKAIQATPGPEEYSPEIYEETPGPEDLSTKACKVGVPKECFPEPCQETGAPQDQDLKAHQEDAKDVYTFPQEMREKTKPEEPEIPAILNISQEAHPESDVYSYVLF is encoded by the exons AAGTCATTGGAACTTGGTGTTTGCGCAACCGAGagcaactcagaaaaagaaaagctgaagccCAAGAAAAGCAAACTTCACAATGGATATTTAG gcaccaggaatcgaactcgggtctctggtatggcag agaagagaaaaaatgcaaacggcagagaacaggaaaaggaaatggaagagggagaaagagaaaaactacagaACTGAAGGCAGCGCCTCAGTTACAAACAGAAGAGGAGATGATGGAGAAAGTGCAAGCCCCCACAAAGCAAGAAACCGAGCCACTGAGGAGTATGACCCAAGGCTTCTCTCTAGAAGCCCCCCAAGAGAAAGCTCTGCCTGAGGAACACTCTTCAGAAATGCATCAAGAAAGCTTTATGCCTCAGGACCATTCTGAGTACAAAGAAACAGCTGTCCTTGAAGACTATCCTTCCAAAACATGTCAAGGTGTGGCTGAACCTGAAGACCTAACCCCTAGCATGTTCCGAGAAACAGCTGTACTTAAGGAACATCCTTCCAAAACGTGCCAAGGTGTGGTTGAACCTGAAGACCTAACCCCTAGCATGTGCCAAGAAACAGCTGTACTTCAGGATTATCCTTCCAAAATGGGCCAAGGTGTGGCTGACCCTGAAGACCTAACCCATAGTCTGTGCCAAGAATCAGCTGTACTTCAGAATCATCCTTCCAAAACGGGCCAAAGTACGGCTGACCCTGAAGGCCTCTCTCCCAAAATATGCCAAGAAATAGTTGCACCCAAAGCCACTCCCCCTAAAACATCTGAAGCTGTAGCTGACATGGAGGGATGCTCTTCTGAAGTACATGGCAAACTAGATGTGCCTAAGGGGGGCTACACTTTTGAATCATACCCAAACCCAGCTGAACCAGAAGAATACAATTCCGATGCAGACCAAGGAACAGCTGAGACCGAAAGCTTCTTTTCCAAAACACAACACGAAATAGCTATGCCTAAAGATCTTTCTGCAAAAACATACCAAGAAACAGTTGAACCCGAACACTTTCcttataaaacatataaacaaattaCTGTGTCCAAAGCCCCCTCTCATAAAGCAATCCAAGCGACACCTGGTCCTGAAGAATATTCTCCTGAAATATACGAAGAGACACCTGGGCCTGAAGATCTCTCTACTAAGGCATGTAAAGTTGGTGTGCCTAAAGAATGCTTTCCGGAACCATGCCAGGAAACAGGTGCGCCTCAGGACCAGGACCTGAAAGCACACCAGGAAGATGCTAAGGATGTTTATACTTTTCCTCAAG aaatgagggaaaaaaccAAACCAGAAGAACCAGAAATACCAGCAATTCTGAACATTTCCCAAGAGGCTCACCCAGAAAGTGATGTCTATAgctatgttttgttttaa
- the HEMGN gene encoding hemogen isoform X2 translates to MEGRYCGKMDLGKDQSHGKFRQTPGPHQEENHAPEVIGTWCLRNREQLRKRKAEAQEKQTSQWIFREEKKCKRQRTGKGNGRGRKRKTTELKAAPQLQTEEEMMEKVQAPTKQETEPLRSMTQGFSLEAPQEKALPEEHSSEMHQESFMPQDHSEYKETAVLEDYPSKTCQGVAEPEDLTPSMFRETAVLKEHPSKTCQGVVEPEDLTPSMCQETAVLQDYPSKMGQGVADPEDLTHSLCQESAVLQNHPSKTGQSTADPEGLSPKICQEIVAPKATPPKTSEAVADMEGCSSEVHGKLDVPKGGYTFESYPNPAEPEEYNSDADQGTAETESFFSKTQHEIAMPKDLSAKTYQETVEPEHFPYKTYKQITVSKAPSHKAIQATPGPEEYSPEIYEETPGPEDLSTKACKVGVPKECFPEPCQETGAPQDQDLKAHQEDAKDVYTFPQEMREKTKPEEPEIPAILNISQEAHPESDVYSYVLF, encoded by the exons AAGTCATTGGAACTTGGTGTTTGCGCAACCGAGagcaactcagaaaaagaaaagctgaagccCAAGAAAAGCAAACTTCACAATGGATATTTAG agaagagaaaaaatgcaaacggcagagaacaggaaaaggaaatggaagagggagaaagagaaaaactacagaACTGAAGGCAGCGCCTCAGTTACAAACAGAAGAGGAGATGATGGAGAAAGTGCAAGCCCCCACAAAGCAAGAAACCGAGCCACTGAGGAGTATGACCCAAGGCTTCTCTCTAGAAGCCCCCCAAGAGAAAGCTCTGCCTGAGGAACACTCTTCAGAAATGCATCAAGAAAGCTTTATGCCTCAGGACCATTCTGAGTACAAAGAAACAGCTGTCCTTGAAGACTATCCTTCCAAAACATGTCAAGGTGTGGCTGAACCTGAAGACCTAACCCCTAGCATGTTCCGAGAAACAGCTGTACTTAAGGAACATCCTTCCAAAACGTGCCAAGGTGTGGTTGAACCTGAAGACCTAACCCCTAGCATGTGCCAAGAAACAGCTGTACTTCAGGATTATCCTTCCAAAATGGGCCAAGGTGTGGCTGACCCTGAAGACCTAACCCATAGTCTGTGCCAAGAATCAGCTGTACTTCAGAATCATCCTTCCAAAACGGGCCAAAGTACGGCTGACCCTGAAGGCCTCTCTCCCAAAATATGCCAAGAAATAGTTGCACCCAAAGCCACTCCCCCTAAAACATCTGAAGCTGTAGCTGACATGGAGGGATGCTCTTCTGAAGTACATGGCAAACTAGATGTGCCTAAGGGGGGCTACACTTTTGAATCATACCCAAACCCAGCTGAACCAGAAGAATACAATTCCGATGCAGACCAAGGAACAGCTGAGACCGAAAGCTTCTTTTCCAAAACACAACACGAAATAGCTATGCCTAAAGATCTTTCTGCAAAAACATACCAAGAAACAGTTGAACCCGAACACTTTCcttataaaacatataaacaaattaCTGTGTCCAAAGCCCCCTCTCATAAAGCAATCCAAGCGACACCTGGTCCTGAAGAATATTCTCCTGAAATATACGAAGAGACACCTGGGCCTGAAGATCTCTCTACTAAGGCATGTAAAGTTGGTGTGCCTAAAGAATGCTTTCCGGAACCATGCCAGGAAACAGGTGCGCCTCAGGACCAGGACCTGAAAGCACACCAGGAAGATGCTAAGGATGTTTATACTTTTCCTCAAG aaatgagggaaaaaaccAAACCAGAAGAACCAGAAATACCAGCAATTCTGAACATTTCCCAAGAGGCTCACCCAGAAAGTGATGTCTATAgctatgttttgttttaa